One genomic segment of Theobroma cacao cultivar B97-61/B2 chromosome 6, Criollo_cocoa_genome_V2, whole genome shotgun sequence includes these proteins:
- the LOC18595175 gene encoding vacuolar iron transporter homolog 4 codes for MAALRTCERPSLSNLDMSIHVANDAQKNQIQVPTAEDEFDYSQRAQWLLAAVLGANDGLVSVASLMMGVGAVKDDIKAMLVAGFAGLVAGACSMAIGEFVSVYTQRDIEVAQMKRERRKRESSGDYEQETEREKLPNPGQAAIASALAFSIGAVVPLLAAAFIRQKKVRLAVVAAVASLALAVFGATGAVIGRTPVVSSSFRVLIGGWMAMAITFGLTKLVGTAGL; via the coding sequence ATGGCTGCCCTTAGAACTTGTGAGCGCCCATCACTTAGCAACCTAGATATGTCCATTCATGTGGCTAATGATGCTCAGAAAAACCAAATCCAAGTTCCAACTgctgaggatgagtttgactACTCTCAGAGGGCACAGTGGCTTTTAGCAGCTGTGCTAGGAGCAAATGATGGGCTAGTTTCTGTTGCATCATTAATGATGGGTGTTGGAGCTGTTAAGGATGACATCAAAGCCATGCTGGTTGCTGGTTTCGCAGGCTTGGTTGCTGGAGCTTGTAGCATGGCAATAGGAGAATTTGTCTCTGTATACACTCAAAGAGACATAGAGGTAGCCCAAATGAAAAGGGAGAGAAGGAAACGGGAAAGTAGTGGAGACTATGAGCAAGAGACTGAGAGGGAGAAGCTGCCTAATCCGGGCCAGGCTGCTATAGCATCAGCCTTAGCCTTCTCGATTGGTGCAGTGGTGCCGCTGCTAGCAGCTGCTTTCATAAGGCAGAAGAAGGTGAGGCTGGCGGTGGTAGCTGCAGTGGCTAGCTTGGCCCTGGCGGTGTTTGGTGCGACAGGAGCTGTGATTGGGAGGACTCCTGTGGTGAGTTCCAGCTTCAGGGTCCTGATTGGAGGGTGGATGGCTATGGCTATTACTTTTGGCCTAACCAAGTTGGTTGGCACTGCTGGACTGTGA